Proteins co-encoded in one Bacillus infantis NRRL B-14911 genomic window:
- a CDS encoding cytochrome ubiquinol oxidase subunit I, protein MELDSVTLSRMLTSLTLAFHIIFATIGVGVPVLISAAEFIGIRKKDDHYILLARRWARGFTITVAVGVVTGTCIGLQLSLLWPSFMQIAGHVISLPLFMETFAFFFEAIFLGIYLYTWDRFKKPLHHWLLSIPVIIGSSASAFFITTVNAFMNTPQGFKLEGRTITEIDPLAAMFNPATPSKVLHVLTSSYMTAAFILASLAAFAILRGRGSEYHRKALKLTMICGLLFSLATAIAGDISAKFLAKEQPEKLAAAEWHFETEKGADLIVFGTIDENNEIRNEIRIPNALSFLAGSSFDTEVIGLNEFPEDERPPLWIHYLFDSMVSIGFFALGISALFVFLSYWKKANPFKKWLLFLIVCSGPLSMLAIEFGWIYAEVGRQPWILRGYMKVAEGATQADNVGVTFLMFLALYIVLGIITVTVLLKMFRNKPAQAEFNDRFPDSPGIGQ, encoded by the coding sequence ATGGAATTGGATAGTGTCACATTGAGCAGGATGCTCACTTCTTTAACTCTTGCTTTTCATATTATTTTTGCCACCATCGGCGTTGGTGTGCCTGTGCTGATATCAGCAGCTGAATTCATTGGGATCAGGAAAAAGGATGATCATTATATCCTCCTGGCACGCAGATGGGCAAGGGGCTTCACCATCACAGTGGCGGTCGGGGTAGTAACCGGGACCTGCATCGGCTTACAGCTTTCTCTTTTATGGCCGAGCTTTATGCAGATTGCAGGCCATGTAATCAGCCTGCCGCTCTTCATGGAAACTTTTGCTTTCTTTTTTGAAGCCATCTTCCTGGGCATCTACCTTTATACATGGGACCGGTTCAAAAAGCCGCTTCATCATTGGCTGCTTTCAATACCCGTCATCATCGGCTCTTCTGCTTCTGCATTTTTCATTACTACGGTTAATGCATTTATGAATACTCCGCAGGGATTCAAGCTTGAAGGCAGGACCATCACGGAGATTGACCCGCTCGCTGCTATGTTCAATCCGGCAACCCCGTCAAAGGTGCTGCATGTCCTTACATCGTCATATATGACAGCTGCTTTCATACTGGCGAGCCTCGCTGCCTTTGCCATTCTGAGGGGCAGGGGGTCTGAATATCACCGGAAAGCACTGAAGCTTACAATGATTTGCGGTCTGCTTTTTTCTCTGGCAACTGCCATTGCAGGTGATATTTCAGCAAAATTCCTTGCAAAAGAGCAGCCGGAAAAATTGGCTGCAGCTGAATGGCATTTCGAAACAGAAAAAGGCGCTGATCTGATCGTCTTTGGGACGATTGATGAAAACAATGAAATAAGGAATGAAATCCGTATACCAAATGCACTGAGCTTCCTTGCAGGCAGCTCCTTTGATACAGAAGTGATTGGCCTGAATGAATTTCCGGAAGATGAGCGGCCTCCGCTATGGATCCACTATCTGTTTGATTCGATGGTTTCAATCGGCTTCTTTGCTCTCGGCATTTCTGCGCTGTTTGTCTTTCTGTCATATTGGAAAAAGGCTAACCCTTTTAAAAAGTGGCTGCTGTTCCTCATTGTCTGCTCAGGGCCTCTATCCATGCTCGCAATCGAATTCGGCTGGATCTATGCCGAGGTCGGCAGACAGCCCTGGATATTAAGAGGCTATATGAAGGTGGCGGAGGGGGCTACACAGGCAGATAATGTGGGCGTGACCTTCTTGATGTTTTTAGCTTTGTACATTGTATTGGGGATCATCACAGTCACTGTGCTGCTTAAAATGTTCAGAAATAAGCCGGCACAAGCCGAATTTAATGATCGTTTCCCGGACTCTCCGGGCATAGGCCAATAA
- a CDS encoding N-acetyldiaminopimelate deacetylase encodes MNRFIQIRRDLHQIPELGYKEFKTQQYLLDYLGTLDQANMEIRTWKTGIFVKLNGTMPGKLIGYRADIDGLPITEETGFGFSSRHEGNMHACGHDFHMSIALGLIAYFSENRVKDDLLFIFQPAEEGPGGAEPMLKSDIMKEWRPDMIAALHIAPEYPAGAVAVKEGLLFANTSELFIDLKGKGGHAAYPHQTNDMIVAACSLVSQLQTVIARNVDPLDSAVITIGKITGGTVQNIIAEKARLEGTIRTLSVESMARVKKRIEALVKGTEAGFECEATIDYGAMYHQVYNDEVLTREFMDFLRTGTEAEVIECKEAMTGEDFGYMLSEIPGFMFWLGADSEFGLHHSRLQPKEEAIEKAISYMTAYLEYKGNQ; translated from the coding sequence ATGAATCGGTTCATTCAGATTAGAAGGGATCTGCACCAGATTCCCGAGCTGGGATATAAAGAGTTCAAAACACAGCAGTATCTGCTTGATTATCTGGGGACACTTGACCAGGCCAATATGGAGATCAGAACATGGAAAACAGGCATTTTTGTGAAACTGAACGGGACAATGCCTGGCAAGCTGATCGGCTATAGAGCTGATATCGACGGCCTTCCGATTACCGAGGAAACGGGCTTCGGATTTTCATCCCGGCATGAAGGCAATATGCATGCCTGCGGACATGATTTCCACATGAGCATTGCCCTTGGCCTTATTGCCTATTTTTCGGAAAACCGTGTAAAAGATGATCTTTTGTTTATCTTCCAGCCTGCAGAGGAGGGACCTGGCGGTGCGGAGCCGATGCTGAAATCGGATATTATGAAAGAATGGCGCCCTGATATGATTGCGGCACTCCATATCGCTCCAGAATACCCGGCGGGGGCGGTTGCCGTTAAAGAAGGGCTCCTCTTTGCGAATACTTCAGAGCTTTTTATTGATTTAAAGGGAAAAGGAGGGCATGCCGCCTATCCTCATCAAACAAATGACATGATAGTCGCTGCATGCTCACTTGTCTCACAGCTTCAAACGGTCATAGCAAGAAATGTTGATCCTCTGGACAGCGCGGTCATTACGATTGGAAAAATCACCGGCGGGACGGTCCAGAATATTATCGCCGAGAAAGCAAGGCTTGAGGGGACAATCAGGACCCTTTCTGTGGAATCCATGGCAAGGGTGAAGAAAAGGATAGAGGCTCTGGTCAAAGGCACCGAAGCCGGCTTTGAATGCGAAGCGACGATAGATTATGGTGCCATGTACCATCAGGTCTATAATGACGAAGTGCTCACGAGGGAGTTCATGGACTTTTTGCGCACCGGAACTGAAGCAGAGGTGATTGAATGCAAGGAAGCGATGACAGGCGAAGATTTTGGCTATATGCTGAGCGAAATTCCGGGGTTCATGTTCTGGCTGGGGGCAGATTCGGAATTCGGTTTGCATCATTCCCGGCTGCAGCCAAAGGAAGAGGCAATAGAAAAAGCAATCTCTTATATGACGGCTTATCTGGAATATAAAGGGAACCAATAA
- a CDS encoding DUF4349 domain-containing protein — MKWKVVLFICLSSMILFGCSSGESKSEQASDSAGKSESSYEKAESAAESAEQDAESEISSGGNEAKGADQSTAADRMVIYNAELDLRVKDFMKAQTALESKAAQYGGFIVESSSYRDDERQLSGTLVIRIPQKNFNQFLNDAEGTASKVDNRHVSGQDVTEEYVDLESRLRSKRVVEERLISFMEKAEKTEDLLKISQDLAGIQEEIEQLAGRINYLKNQTDFSTVTVSLYEDQTPSIDKTDLKTWERTKEQFTESLSFLLSAFSGLFVFVAGNLPVLMLLGVIGVICYITYRKYRQKKDS; from the coding sequence ATGAAGTGGAAAGTGGTGCTATTCATATGTTTGAGCTCGATGATTCTCTTCGGCTGCAGCAGCGGAGAAAGCAAAAGTGAACAAGCTTCCGATTCAGCTGGCAAATCTGAGAGTTCATATGAAAAAGCTGAGTCTGCCGCTGAGTCAGCTGAACAGGATGCTGAGTCAGAGATAAGCAGCGGCGGGAACGAAGCAAAGGGGGCGGATCAGAGTACAGCGGCTGATAGGATGGTTATTTACAACGCAGAATTGGATCTTAGGGTAAAGGACTTCATGAAAGCACAAACAGCACTCGAGTCAAAAGCGGCCCAGTACGGCGGGTTCATTGTGGAATCCAGCAGTTATCGGGATGATGAGAGGCAGCTTAGCGGTACACTGGTGATCAGAATCCCCCAGAAGAACTTTAATCAATTCTTGAATGATGCTGAAGGTACAGCCTCTAAAGTGGATAACAGACATGTAAGCGGCCAGGACGTGACAGAAGAATATGTGGATTTGGAGTCCCGCCTGCGGTCCAAGAGAGTTGTTGAAGAGCGGCTGATCTCTTTTATGGAAAAGGCTGAAAAAACTGAAGATCTGCTAAAGATTTCACAGGACCTTGCCGGAATTCAAGAGGAAATCGAACAGCTGGCCGGAAGAATCAACTATTTGAAGAACCAGACTGATTTTTCGACTGTAACGGTCAGCCTTTATGAGGATCAGACCCCTTCAATCGATAAAACCGATTTGAAAACGTGGGAGAGAACGAAAGAGCAGTTTACAGAAAGTCTTAGCTTCCTGCTTTCTGCATTTTCCGGGCTGTTTGTGTTCGTAGCCGGGAACCTTCCTGTGCTTATGCTCCTTGGAGTTATTGGGGTCATTTGCTATATAACTTACAGGAAATATAGACAGAAAAAGGATTCATGA
- a CDS encoding mechanosensitive ion channel family protein yields the protein MLTYERIDFLNLREAGEYFGNIDWGALAFSAGAAILKLAAIFIIFLIVRAAGGRLISKSFDTFEQRENISSARAQTLKSLTSNVFSYVLIFIVTVTVLQIFGIQATAILAGAGVVGLAIGFGAQGLVSDVVTGFFLLLEKQIDVGDYVTAASFSGIVEQVGLRTTQIRGFDGTLHFVPNREITSLSNHSRGNMRALVDIGISYDDDIDKAIMVLQEACDKVKAGNESIMDGPNVIGIQSLGSSDVVLRIIAKTQNMEQWGVERELRKALKEALDANGIEIPYPHQVYIEKNSSN from the coding sequence ATGCTTACATATGAAAGGATTGATTTTTTGAATTTAAGAGAAGCTGGAGAGTATTTTGGAAATATTGATTGGGGAGCCCTCGCTTTCTCTGCAGGGGCAGCCATTCTAAAACTTGCAGCCATCTTCATCATTTTTTTGATTGTAAGAGCTGCAGGCGGCAGGCTTATTTCAAAGAGCTTCGACACTTTTGAACAGCGGGAGAATATTTCTTCGGCACGGGCCCAGACGCTTAAAAGCCTGACAAGCAATGTTTTTTCTTATGTACTGATTTTTATTGTTACCGTAACCGTCCTGCAGATTTTTGGGATCCAGGCTACTGCTATCCTGGCTGGTGCCGGTGTTGTGGGTCTTGCTATCGGCTTTGGCGCCCAGGGCCTTGTGAGCGATGTGGTTACAGGCTTCTTCCTGCTTCTTGAGAAACAGATAGATGTAGGGGATTATGTCACAGCTGCCAGCTTTTCCGGCATTGTCGAGCAGGTTGGCCTCAGAACAACGCAGATCAGGGGATTTGATGGAACGCTCCATTTTGTACCCAACAGGGAGATTACGAGCCTGAGCAATCATTCCCGCGGAAACATGAGAGCACTTGTCGATATTGGCATTTCCTATGACGATGACATCGATAAAGCAATCATGGTTCTCCAGGAGGCATGCGACAAGGTGAAAGCGGGTAACGAGAGCATCATGGACGGACCGAATGTGATAGGCATACAGTCCCTTGGCTCCTCGGACGTGGTTCTGCGCATTATAGCAAAAACGCAGAATATGGAGCAGTGGGGCGTTGAACGGGAATTGCGCAAAGCGCTGAAAGAAGCGCTCGACGCCAACGGCATTGAAATCCCGTATCCGCATCAGGTCTATATTGAAAAAAACAGCAGTAATTGA
- a CDS encoding ABC transporter ATP-binding protein — MEIFKKLKEYYWPYKKYFIWSMVFLLAVTGITVVYPMILQLTIDEVVLGGKYEWIPYLAFGFIGIMFVKGIATYIHQYTGDLFGITSVYKLRNSLYEKLQFLPFKYYDNAKTGDIMSRLTADVEGFRFFLSFGFSELIRFILLIGISFSVMFYYSVPLTLVTLATLPFLAVVTFKFDKAVHPAFRGIRKSFGKLNTKVQENISGINTVKSLSREDFEIGKFNRSNEDYKDNYLFTSDIWAKYFPLMEFLGNLSVVLLLSYGGYLVIDGSLQPGELVAFYSLVWYIMWPIMNLGFVINLFSQAKASGERLLEILEAENEIKETDHAAEPDRIHGEVDFKSVSLQYTKEDKEALHDVSFKAHPGKTIGLIGATGSGKTSVTQLMTRFYEASSGEVLIDGRNVRDYSLEALRSGIGFVLQESFLFSSSIKANISYGRPEASIEEIMDAAKRAQAHEFIMELPEGYDTMLGERGMGLSGGQKQRIAIARAICTDPGILILDDATSAVDMTTEFNIQQALKEVMKGRTTFIIAHRISSLKHADEILVFKDGRIAERGRHEDLLKNNGPYQRIYDIQYKDHQKVLQSQIS, encoded by the coding sequence TTGGAAATATTTAAGAAACTTAAGGAATATTACTGGCCCTATAAGAAATATTTTATTTGGTCGATGGTATTCCTGCTGGCTGTGACAGGCATTACGGTGGTTTATCCGATGATTCTTCAGCTGACCATTGATGAGGTGGTGCTGGGAGGGAAATATGAATGGATTCCCTATTTAGCTTTCGGCTTCATCGGCATCATGTTCGTTAAAGGAATTGCAACTTATATTCATCAATATACTGGAGATCTATTTGGCATCACATCCGTATATAAACTGAGAAACTCACTGTATGAAAAACTGCAGTTCCTTCCATTCAAGTATTACGATAATGCAAAAACAGGGGATATCATGTCAAGGCTGACAGCAGATGTCGAGGGGTTCAGGTTTTTCCTGTCTTTCGGATTTTCAGAGCTGATCCGTTTCATCCTGCTTATCGGCATCAGTTTCTCTGTTATGTTTTATTACTCAGTGCCGCTTACCTTAGTGACACTTGCAACCCTGCCGTTTCTTGCTGTGGTAACCTTTAAATTTGATAAAGCTGTCCATCCTGCCTTCAGGGGCATCAGGAAATCGTTCGGAAAGCTGAATACAAAGGTGCAGGAAAATATCAGCGGCATCAATACGGTGAAATCCCTTTCAAGGGAAGACTTTGAAATAGGGAAGTTCAACCGGTCCAATGAGGACTATAAAGACAATTATTTATTCACCTCCGATATCTGGGCAAAATATTTCCCGCTTATGGAGTTCCTGGGAAATCTCAGTGTCGTTCTCCTGCTTTCTTATGGCGGGTATCTCGTAATAGACGGATCCCTGCAGCCAGGGGAGCTTGTAGCATTCTACAGTCTTGTATGGTATATAATGTGGCCGATTATGAACCTCGGATTTGTCATCAATCTATTTTCCCAGGCCAAGGCTTCGGGCGAGAGGCTGCTGGAGATACTGGAAGCAGAAAATGAAATCAAAGAGACTGACCATGCTGCCGAACCCGACAGGATCCATGGGGAGGTAGACTTCAAATCTGTATCCTTACAGTACACAAAGGAAGATAAAGAGGCGCTCCATGACGTTTCATTCAAGGCGCATCCTGGCAAGACAATCGGGCTCATCGGTGCAACCGGTTCAGGCAAAACAAGCGTAACCCAGCTGATGACGCGCTTTTACGAAGCATCTTCAGGGGAAGTGCTGATTGATGGAAGAAATGTCAGGGACTATTCACTTGAAGCGCTGAGAAGCGGAATAGGCTTTGTCCTTCAGGAATCTTTCCTGTTTTCTTCATCCATTAAAGCGAATATTTCTTATGGAAGACCTGAAGCTTCCATAGAAGAAATCATGGATGCTGCTAAACGGGCACAGGCGCATGAATTCATCATGGAACTGCCTGAAGGGTATGATACCATGCTCGGGGAAAGAGGAATGGGCCTGTCCGGCGGCCAGAAACAGAGGATTGCAATAGCCAGGGCGATCTGCACAGACCCCGGCATCCTTATCCTGGACGATGCTACCTCTGCAGTGGATATGACGACAGAATTTAATATCCAGCAGGCACTAAAGGAAGTCATGAAGGGGAGGACGACCTTCATTATCGCTCACAGGATTTCTTCCTTGAAGCATGCTGATGAAATCCTTGTTTTTAAAGACGGCCGCATTGCTGAAAGGGGCCGGCATGAAGATCTGCTGAAGAATAACGGTCCATATCAGCGGATTTACGATATTCAATACAAGGACCATCAAAAGGTCCTCCAATCTCAAATAAGCTAA
- a CDS encoding ABC transporter ATP-binding protein, with product MKETAKETVLKRFHYSTDDVIEKPFNWKQMFRLFSYMKPYRKKLLPLSILMVLITTAVRLIIPIMIGVYTLDKALKDKDTGLLTTLVIIIAALYTSSYIANIFRIKWMNALGQNVIYDLRKHLFAHVQTLSHRFFDQRSAGSILVRIMNDINSLQELFTNGVINLLMDLILLCGIFVILFTLSPQLTLAIMVILPIMFFISTSLRRNIRRSWQTVRLKQSKLNSHLNESLQGIRVTQAFTQEKENMMFFDGVNNENFESWRQASQKNAMFRPLVELTNAFGTAALIWYGAHLIQNGSITIGVFVSFAFYLGMFWEPISRLGMVYNQLLMGMASSERIFEFLDEKPIVSESENAIVLDDMKGQIQFKDAEFSYDSKRTALNRINLEIKAGQTAALVGHTGSGKTTIANLISRFYDPTEGAVLIDGHNLRDVSLKSLRAKISVVLQDTFIFSGTIAENIRFGRPDASEEEVIRAAEAVGAADFIRNLPKGYETEVEERGNILSVGERQLLSFARALLADPRILILDEATASIDTETEMRIQEALKTLLKGRTAIIIAHRLSTIRDADKIFVLDHGSILEEGSHEELMNKKGQYFQLVKAQFTMLDAI from the coding sequence TTGAAGGAGACAGCAAAAGAAACAGTATTGAAAAGATTCCATTACTCAACAGATGATGTCATTGAAAAACCGTTTAACTGGAAGCAGATGTTCCGGCTGTTCAGCTATATGAAGCCGTACCGCAAGAAGCTGCTCCCTTTGTCGATCCTTATGGTATTGATCACGACTGCAGTTAGATTGATCATCCCGATTATGATCGGGGTTTATACACTTGATAAGGCGCTGAAGGACAAAGACACAGGGCTGCTCACTACCCTCGTCATTATCATTGCTGCCTTATATACGAGTTCTTATATAGCTAATATTTTCAGGATCAAATGGATGAATGCCCTTGGCCAGAATGTTATCTATGATTTAAGGAAGCATTTATTCGCCCATGTCCAGACCCTGTCACACCGTTTCTTTGATCAGCGGTCTGCAGGATCCATCCTTGTGAGGATCATGAATGATATCAACTCCCTGCAGGAACTGTTTACAAACGGTGTCATTAACCTGCTGATGGACCTTATATTGCTTTGCGGCATTTTTGTCATCCTGTTCACGTTAAGCCCGCAGCTGACATTGGCCATTATGGTCATTCTGCCGATCATGTTTTTTATCTCGACGAGCCTGCGCAGGAATATCAGGAGGTCCTGGCAGACGGTAAGGCTGAAGCAGTCAAAGCTCAACTCCCATTTGAATGAGAGTCTGCAGGGGATCAGGGTTACCCAGGCGTTTACACAGGAAAAAGAAAATATGATGTTTTTTGATGGTGTGAACAACGAGAATTTCGAAAGCTGGAGGCAGGCTTCACAAAAAAATGCCATGTTCAGGCCGCTTGTAGAATTGACCAATGCTTTCGGTACTGCAGCACTGATCTGGTATGGAGCCCACTTGATACAGAACGGCAGCATCACCATCGGTGTGTTCGTATCTTTTGCTTTTTATCTGGGAATGTTCTGGGAGCCGATTTCAAGGCTGGGTATGGTCTATAACCAGCTTCTGATGGGTATGGCCTCATCTGAGCGGATCTTCGAATTCCTTGATGAAAAACCGATCGTGTCAGAATCTGAAAATGCGATTGTCCTGGATGATATGAAGGGCCAGATTCAATTTAAGGATGCAGAGTTCTCCTATGATTCCAAGAGAACGGCATTAAACAGGATCAATCTGGAAATAAAAGCTGGCCAGACTGCTGCCCTGGTCGGCCATACCGGGTCAGGAAAAACAACCATTGCGAATCTGATCAGCCGTTTTTATGATCCTACCGAAGGAGCGGTTTTGATTGACGGTCATAATTTAAGGGATGTTTCATTAAAGAGCCTGCGGGCTAAAATCAGCGTAGTGCTGCAGGATACTTTTATTTTTTCCGGTACAATTGCAGAAAATATCCGCTTCGGCAGGCCGGATGCCTCTGAGGAAGAAGTAATCCGTGCGGCCGAGGCAGTCGGAGCAGCTGATTTCATCCGCAATCTCCCTAAAGGCTATGAGACAGAAGTTGAGGAAAGGGGAAATATTCTCTCAGTCGGAGAAAGGCAGCTTCTATCCTTTGCAAGGGCACTGCTCGCCGATCCGCGCATCCTGATTCTTGATGAAGCAACTGCCAGCATTGATACCGAAACCGAAATGAGGATACAGGAAGCCCTTAAAACCCTTTTAAAGGGAAGGACAGCCATCATCATTGCCCACAGATTGTCAACCATACGCGATGCTGACAAAATCTTCGTACTGGACCATGGCAGCATCCTTGAAGAAGGAAGCCACGAAGAACTGATGAACAAAAAAGGCCAATACTTCCAGCTGGTAAAAGCACAATTTACAATGCTGGATGCTATATAG